In Candidatus Obscuribacterales bacterium, the DNA window GACCAAAGCCACCCACGTTGGGGTCAGCATTGAGAGGAGCGCCGGTGGTGACCACATCGCCTTCCGAAACCACGAGCGTTGGCCCAGCCGGAACGTTATCAACCACAACACTGCCGTCTTCTGCTTGGATGGTCACGTTGTAGCCACCGGTTTCATCAGCAGCAATCTTGCTCACAACACCGGAAGCAGAGGCGTTGTAGATGGCGTTGTTGCTCTTGTTGCCCGCGGGGTAGATTTGACCGCGGCCACGGTTACCGCCTACATGCACCGAGTATTTACCAAAGCTCACCGACTTATCGGTGGCTGGGTTGGGCGATAGGACGGGGAAGACGATTTCTTGATATTGCTCACCGGGCAGCGGGCCAACCAGGATGATATTGTCCTGGGTTTCGCTGTAGGTTTGGAAGAGGTAGCTGGGGCCAACTTCCTCTTGCATCTCTTCTGGGATGCGATCGCTAGGAGCAATGGTGAAACCCTCGGGTAAAACCAGCACCGCGCCCACGTTCAAACCACCTTTCTCTCCGGTGGCCAGAACCTGTTGAGCATCGCTATCGTAGGGGATTTTCACCACAGCCTTGAAGACTGTATCGGGAAGCACCGACTGAGGCACTTCCAGTTCGGTGGGCTTTGCGCCAAGGTGGCAGTTTGCACAAACAATGCGCCCCGTTGCTTCACGGGGGCTTTCGTAGTTTTGCTGTGCCCAGAAGGGATAAGCTGCCGCCGATTGGGGCAATAGCAGATCACTACCGAGGAAAATCGTTAAGGCAGCCAGCAAGGCGAGGGTGCCCTTCGCCATCAGCTTGGCGCTACGTGGCAGCAGCGCAGACCAAATTCTTGATTTCATGGGTACCAGAAAGCTCAACAAGACAGGGGTATGGGTTAAAAACCGAGCAGCCAAGGGATGCATCGGAACGGTAAAGGATCGCGAGACATGCGTTGGGGACTGCGATCGCCTAACTCCACCAAGGAGATTCGTTGGTGCGGAAGTCGGTTTCTGTCCAAGGAACAAAGGCTACCTTGCCATCGGTTACTTCAGCATGGGCAAGCGCTAGGGACAGCGGTGCGGGGCCGCGAACCACCTTACCTTCACTGTTGTACTGTGACCCATGGCAGGGGCAAATAAATTTGTTTTCACTAGCATTCCAAGGCACCACGCAACCCAAGTGGGTGCAGACTGCATTGATACCGTAGGGAGCAATTTCTTCGGCACTGCTAACCACGATGTAGGTGGGGTCGCCTTTAAGACCCTGGGCCAACACGCGATCGCCTACACTGTGGCTCGCCAAAAAGTCTGCCGCAACGACGTCGTTACCAAGGGCATCTTTTGCAACGACACCGCCGCCACCAGCACCACTGGAGGGAGGCAGGAAATATTTCACGATGGGATAGAGGGCCCCTAGGGCGGTTCCTGTCACAGCACCAAAGGTCAGCAGGTTCATAAACTGACGACGCCCCATATCGGGCACATCAGCATTTCCAGACAGTTGTGTCATGATTTTATTGGATACGGCGTTTGAGTCGTGTTCTACAAGTGTTCTGTGTTTAATCGTATCGCTTTCTTAAGTCAGATCACTCTCGGAAAGCTAAACCAATGCGATCGCCCCAACGCCCTGCCGCTTTGACAGCCACGCTTACCATCGCCGGACTTAACGATTAGTTACACAAGCAATTAATGATAGAAATTTACACTTCTTCTAGAAGCATTGTACAGCCTTAGAAATGCCGTGAAACCTAGGGATTTCAATATGAAAAAATATTAAGTTTTGATCGAATGTGGCGCGTTTGTTGTTACTAGAAATCCTGGTCTATGGGCGATCGCCTGCATCTTGGGATGAGGAGATAGATGGGGACTGGTTGACTGACCAACCTTGAAGACCCTCACCCCAAACCCCTCTCCCAGGGCGGTAGAGGGGCTTTGAAAGCAC includes these proteins:
- the petA gene encoding apocytochrome f, which encodes MKSRIWSALLPRSAKLMAKGTLALLAALTIFLGSDLLLPQSAAAYPFWAQQNYESPREATGRIVCANCHLGAKPTELEVPQSVLPDTVFKAVVKIPYDSDAQQVLATGEKGGLNVGAVLVLPEGFTIAPSDRIPEEMQEEVGPSYLFQTYSETQDNIILVGPLPGEQYQEIVFPVLSPNPATDKSVSFGKYSVHVGGNRGRGQIYPAGNKSNNAIYNASASGVVSKIAADETGGYNVTIQAEDGSVVVDNVPAGPTLVVSEGDVVTTGAPLNADPNVGGFGQKDAEIVLQSPTRIKGLIAFMAAVMLSQVMLVLKKKQIEKVQAAEMSF
- a CDS encoding cytochrome b6-f complex iron-sulfur subunit translates to MTQLSGNADVPDMGRRQFMNLLTFGAVTGTALGALYPIVKYFLPPSSGAGGGGVVAKDALGNDVVAADFLASHSVGDRVLAQGLKGDPTYIVVSSAEEIAPYGINAVCTHLGCVVPWNASENKFICPCHGSQYNSEGKVVRGPAPLSLALAHAEVTDGKVAFVPWTETDFRTNESPWWS